A genomic window from Sceloporus undulatus isolate JIND9_A2432 ecotype Alabama chromosome 9, SceUnd_v1.1, whole genome shotgun sequence includes:
- the DBR1 gene encoding lariat debranching enzyme: protein MKVAVTGCCHGALDKMYATLELLEQRHGQPLPDLLLCAGDFQAVRNAADLRCMAVPAKYRQLGGFAKYYSGEKKAPVLTIFIGGNHEASNHLQELPYGGWVAPNIYYLGYAGVVKYNGVRIGGLSGIFKSHDYRKGHFECPPYNQQTVRSVYHVRNIEVFKLKQLKQPIDIFMSHDWPRSIYHYGNKNLLLKKKSFFRQEVESNTLGSPAASELLEYLKPTYWFSAHLHVKFAALMQHQANGSGQHPKTTKFLALDKCLPHRDFMQIVEIPHDPNASNHLEYDPEWIAVLKATNSLINVSANSWNMPENNGLHAKWDYSVSEEDIKEVLEEANHDLQVPHNFSATVACYDGNMSQQNTEPIHRINPQTTEFCARFGLTDINDKIQQLKEDILEHKDNDDDEEDVDSIGSTEEPSDYSTDTSALSSSVNPDEIILDEDSADEDPETPLDPSHEYSSSISAAFSDVRILPDSMTVSPNDTADSVDAELEKSNEKNQLEEQSLSENLLKRISGEKEEGKSGPKRIKRRNQAIYASKDEDEVE from the exons ATGAAGGTGGCGGTTACTGGCTGCTGTCATGGCGCTCTGGACAAAATGTACGCAACCCTGGAGCTCCTGGAGCAGCGCCACGGACAGCCGCTCCCGGACCTGCTCCTCTGCGCCGGAGACTTCCAGGCCGTCCGCAACGCCGCCGACCTCCGCTGCATGGCGGTCCCAGCCAAGTACCGGCAACTGGGGGGCTTCGCGAA gTATTATTCAGGAGAGAAGAAGGCTCCTGTCTTGACCATCTTCATTGGGGGCAACCATGAGGCTTCCAATCATTTGCAAGAGTTACCGTACGGTGGATGGGTGGCACCCAACATCTACTATCTAG GTTATGCTGGTGTAGTAAAGTACAATGGGGTGAGAATTGGTGGACTCTCTGGCATCTTCAAGTCTCATGATTACAGAAAAG gtcactttgaatgcCCACCATACAACCAGCAAACAGTAAGAAGTGTCTACCATGTGAGAAACATTGAAGTCTTTAAGCTCAAGCAG CTAAAGCAACCTATAGACATATTTATGTCCCACGATTGGCCAAGAAGTATATATCATTATGGAAACAAGAACTTGCTACTTAAGAAGAAATCCTTCTTCCGCCAAGAAGTGGAGAGCAACACTTTGGGGAGCCCTGCTGCCTCAGAACTTTTGGAATACTTAAAACCCACATATTGGTTCTCGGCACATCTGCATGTAAAATTTGCAGCATTGATGCAGCATCAG GCCAATGGCAGTGGGCAGCATCCCAAAACAACAAAATTTCTGGCCCTGGATAAATGTCTGCCACACAGAGACTTCATGCAG ATTGTAGAGATCCCACATGACCCAAATGCATCAAACCACCTGGAATATGATCCTGAATGGATTGCTGTTCTGAAGGCTACTAACAGTCTCATCAATGTATCTGCGAATTCCTGGAATATGCCTGAAAACAATGGACTTCATGCAAA ATGGGACTACAGTGTTTCAGAAGAAGACATCAAGGAAGTTTTGGAAGAAGCAAACCATGATCTTCAGGTTCCACATAACTTCAGTGCTACAGTTGCTTGTTATGATGGAAATATGTCCCAGCAGAACACAGAACCAATTCATAGAATCAATCCCCAGACCACAGAGTTCTGTGCTCGATTTGGTCTTACAGATATTAATGATAAAATCCAGCAGCTGAAAGAAGACATACTGGAACAcaaagataatgatgatgatgaagaagatgtGGATAGTATTGGGTCAACAGAAGAGCCTAGTGACTATAGTACAGATACTTCTGCTTTGTCATCTTCCGTCAACCCTGATGAAATAATATTAGATGAAGACAGTGCTGACGAAGATCCTGAGACCCCATTGGACCCATCACATGAGTACTCTTCTAGCATTTCTGCAGCATTTTCTGATGTCAGGATCTTGCCAGATTCTATGACTGTGTCACCAAATGATACTGCGGACTCTGTGGATGCTGAACTGGAGAAATCAAATGAAAAAAACCAGTTGGAAGAACAAAGTCTTAGTGAGAACTTATTGAAGAGGATAAGtggtgaaaaagaagaagggaaaagtggTCCAAAGAGAATTAAAAGGCGAAATCAGGCTATCTATGCTTCCAAAGATGAAGATGAGGTGGAATGA
- the LOC121915698 gene encoding kallikrein-14-like produces the protein MTSFPWSAMRLLNAVLLLLVLTVAAQDESRIIGGQECPKHGQPYQVILSNSRKNGPDVQCGGVLINKDWVVTAAHCDNEGVIHTRMGDHSLRANEGSEQCITSAQKFIHPAYNPTTHDSDIMLIRLRNSANINAYVRPIELATECARPKTRCEVSGWGTIKTPQSEFPDLLQCANVYTISNEECNKAYPNAITENMLCATVSGGGIDSCQGDSGGPLVCNNKLQGIVSWGMQVCAQDGKPGVYTNICQFIGWIQDTIQRNSGYRAADTC, from the exons ATGACATCTTTTCCCTGGAGTGCCATGAGGCTTCTGAATGCAGTGCTACTTCTGCTAGTGCTTACAG TGGCTGCACAAGATGAGTCGCGGATCATTGGAGGCCAAGAGTGCCCCAAGCACGGTCAACCCTATCAGGTCATCCTCTCCAACAGCAGGAAAAATGGCCCTGATGTTCAGTGTGGAGGTGTTCTGATAAACAAGGACTGGGTGGTAACTGCTGCCCACTGTGACAACGAGGG AGTCATCCACACACGGATGGGGGATCACAGCCTCCGGGCCAATGAGGGCTCTGAGCAGTGCATCACATCAGCACAGAAATTCATACACCCGGCCTACAACCCTACCACACATGACAGTGACATCATGCTAATACGACTGCGCAACTCTGCCAACATCAATGCATATGTCAGGCCCATTGAACTGGCCACTGAATGTGCTAGGCCCAAGACTCGTTGTGAAGTGTCAGGCTGGGGCACCATCAAGACCCCTCAAT CAGAGTTTCCTGACCTCCTGCAGTGTGCCAACGTCTACACAATATCAAATGAAGAATGCAATAAGGCATACCCGAATGCCATCACAGAAAACATGCTATGCGCTACCGTGAGTGGAGGTGGTATAGACTCCTGCCAG GGTGACTCCGGAGGACCTTTGGTGTGCAACAATAAACTCCAGGGCATTGTTTCCTGGGGGATGCAGGTCTGTGCCCAAGACGGAAAGCCCGGGGTCTATACAAACATCTGCCAATTTATTGGTTGGATTCAGGACACCATCCAAAGAAACTCAGGCTACAGGGCTGCAGACACTTGCTAG